From Falco cherrug isolate bFalChe1 chromosome 4, bFalChe1.pri, whole genome shotgun sequence, one genomic window encodes:
- the CROT gene encoding peroxisomal carnitine O-octanoyltransferase — protein sequence MEKQMLESTEERTFQYQDSLPSLPVPPLDESLSKYLNAVKPFLNQQEYERTEDIVKKFENGIGKELHQKLLERAKMRRNWLEDWWLNVAYLDLRISTQIHCNMGGPGPYIEHFWPPKEGTQIERACVNIWHTLKYWELLREEKVAIQRSGSAVLDMSQFRMLFCTCRIPGVTRDSIGSYFKTETEGECPSHLTVLCRGRVFAFDAIHEGNMVTPPEIFRQLTYIQKRCHSEPDGPGLAALTSNERTKWAELREYLVDLDPKNFTLLEKIQRSLFVICLDDSSPHATPEDYTELIRLGLIGDPTVRWGDKSYNSIFFSNGTCAAFCDHSPFDAMALITMLSYAEKTIMENEGKWKGSDKVRDIPWPEELVFTVDQKIINEIECTKEFYYKKVSDLQLASYAFTSFGKALIRKKKLHPDTFVQLALQLAYYKCHGRPGCCYETAMTRRFYHGRTETIRPCTVEAVEWCKSMLDISDNTYQRLQLMHKAFAKHDKMRKDCENGKGFDRHLLGLLLIAQEQGLPVPELYVDNAFTASGGGGNFVLSTSLTGYTRFSGAALPMVHHGYGFFYAIRDDRIVATCSSWKSCPETDAEVLCRTVFQCFQDMLQLTVAAQL from the exons atggaaaagcaaatgcttgAATCCACTGAGGAGCGAACGTTTCAATACCAAGattccctgccttccctgccagtACCTCCTCTTGATGAATCTTTAAGTAAATACCTTAATGCAG TGAAGCCTTTTCTAAATCAACAAGAATATGAAAGAACCGAGGATATAgttaaaaaatttgaaaatgggATTGGGAAAGAGTTGCATCAGAAATTACTGGAAAGAGCTAAAATGAGAAGGAACTGG ctggaGGACTGGTGGCTGAATGTGGCTTATCTTGATCTTCGCATATCAACGCAAATACACTGTAATATGGGAGGCCCCGGTCCCTATATTGAACACTTCTGGCCACCAAAAGAGGGCACTCAGATAGAAAGAGCATGTGTAAATATATGGCACACTCTGAAATACTGGGAACTGTTACGAGA AGAGAAGGTGGCAATACAGAGATCTGGGAGTGCTGTTCTGGACATGAGCCAATTTCGAATGCTCTTCTGCACTTGCAGAATTCCTGGAGTTACCAGAGACTCGATTGgcagttattttaaaactg agacTGAAGGTGAATGCCCATCTCACTTAACAGTCCTGTGTCGAGGTCGAGTGTTTGCATTTGATGCTATACATGAAGGCAATATGGTGACTCCTCCAgagattttcag GCAACTTACATATATACAGAAAAGATGCCATAGTGAACCAGATGGACCAGGACTGGCAGCTCTAACAAGCAATGAAAGGACAAAATGGGCAGAG TTACGTGAATATTTGGTTGATCTTGATCCAAAGAACTTTactcttctggaaaaaattcAGAGAAGTTTGTTTGTGATCTGCCTTGATGATTCTAGTCCCCATGCAACTCCTGAGGACTACACTGAG CTTATAAGGCTGGGGCTCATAGGTGATCCAACTGTACGCTGGGGAGATAAATCCTAcaacagcatctttttttccaatggaACCTGTGCCGCATTCTGCGAT CATTCTCCTTTTGATGCCATGGCTTTAATTACTATGTTATCTTATGCCGAAAAGACGATTATGGAAAACGAGGGAAAATGGAAG GGATCAGATAAAGTGAGGGATATTCCATGGCCAGAGGAACTTGTATTCACAGTGGATCAAAAGATTATAAATGAAATTGAATGTACTAAagaattttattacaaaaag GTATCTGACTTGCAGCTGGCGAGTTACGCCTTCACATCCTTCGGCAAAGCATTGattagaaagaagaaacttcATCCTGATACATTTGTGCAGCTTGCCCTTCAGCTTGCTTATTACAAATGCCATGGACG ccCTGGCTGCTGTTACGAAACTGCCATGACCAGGCGTTTCTATCATGGCCGCACAGAGACCATAAGACCATGTACTGTGGAAGCAGTGGAATGGTGCAAGTCCATGCTGGATATTTCTGACAAT ACCTACCAACGACTACAGCTGATGCATAAGGCATTTGCAAAGCATGATAAAATGAGGAAAGACTGTGAGAATGGAAAAG GCTTTGATCGTCACCTTCTGGGTCTCCTACTCATAGCACAGGAGCAAGGACTGCCAGTGCCAGAACTTTATGTGGATAATGCCTTCACAGCTAG cgGAGGAGGTGGGAATTTTGTTCTTTCAACTAGTCTGACTGGCTACACAAGGTTTAGTGGAGCTGCACTCCCTATGGTACATCATGGCTATGGCTTTTTTTATGCAATCAGAGATGACAG GATCGTTGCTACCTGTTCTTCTTGGAAATCATGTCCAGAGACAGATGCAGAAGTGCTCTGTAGAACTGTGTTCCAGTGTTTTCAGGACATGCTACAATTAACAGTTGCAGCTCAGCTGTAA